In a genomic window of Demequina muriae:
- a CDS encoding phosphotransferase, whose product MRMPVAEVVIDEDLVTALLAEQHPDLTDLTVGARSEGWDNVTYRLGPQLAVRLPRRAVAAEITATELDWLPRIGHHWAFPAPVPVRVGEPGSDYPWRWSVVPWLSGRRAFDAPLSDAGARDLGTALAQVHRPVPDDAPLNPYRSGTLEDVAEVFDARLRGLEESGELVLEHADVLRAIFEAAADTAEPARTWSHLDIHGANVLTRDGRLAGLLDWGDAGAADPATDLGQACTLVGSVHVEALLQAYGTADGPMRVGAGSPGRLRVAARAVAYAVTLASIADDPYHSAGLRSLRDWVESASVRAA is encoded by the coding sequence ATGCGCATGCCGGTCGCCGAGGTGGTGATCGACGAGGACCTGGTGACGGCGCTGCTCGCTGAGCAGCACCCGGACCTCACGGACCTCACTGTCGGCGCGCGCTCCGAAGGCTGGGACAACGTCACCTACCGACTCGGCCCCCAGCTGGCGGTGCGGCTGCCGCGCCGCGCGGTGGCCGCCGAGATCACGGCCACAGAACTGGACTGGCTCCCACGCATCGGCCACCACTGGGCGTTTCCTGCTCCAGTGCCGGTCCGCGTGGGCGAGCCCGGCTCCGACTATCCATGGCGCTGGAGCGTCGTGCCGTGGCTCTCGGGTCGGCGCGCCTTCGACGCCCCGCTATCGGACGCTGGCGCGCGTGACTTGGGGACCGCGCTCGCCCAGGTGCACCGACCTGTGCCGGACGACGCCCCGCTGAACCCCTACCGCTCGGGCACCCTCGAGGACGTCGCGGAGGTCTTCGACGCCCGGCTCCGGGGCCTGGAGGAGTCAGGCGAACTTGTGCTCGAGCACGCCGACGTCCTCCGCGCCATCTTCGAGGCGGCAGCAGACACGGCCGAACCGGCGCGCACCTGGAGCCACCTGGACATCCACGGGGCCAACGTCCTGACTCGCGACGGGCGGCTCGCCGGCCTGCTGGACTGGGGTGACGCCGGTGCGGCGGACCCGGCGACGGACCTCGGCCAGGCGTGCACGCTCGTCGGGTCGGTCCACGTCGAGGCGTTGCTGCAGGCGTACGGCACGGCAGACGGGCCGATGCGCGTGGGGGCGGGGAGTCCCGGTCGCCTGCGCGTCGCGGCGCGTGCGGTGGCCTACGCGGTGACGCTCGCGTCCATCGCCGATGATCCGTACCACTCCGCCGGGCTGCGCTCGCTCCGCGACTGGGTCGAGTCCGCGTCCGTCCGGGCCGCCTAG
- a CDS encoding DUF5655 domain-containing protein gives MGDPQAQASAQIANIEAATGRSVELFADEVAAAGLEKHGEIVAHFKASHGLTHGNANALAHAVRTHLAGGPAEPDALLTLQYAGAKAVLRPILDALVAQASALGDDVDVVVQKTGVSLRRAKQFALVQAPSATRVQLGLNLDATPPGERVTEASGMCTHRASLTAVDEVDDEVAGWLSAAYERAG, from the coding sequence ATGGGAGATCCACAGGCGCAGGCGTCCGCGCAGATCGCGAACATCGAGGCCGCAACCGGCCGATCCGTCGAGCTGTTCGCCGACGAGGTGGCCGCGGCGGGCCTGGAGAAGCATGGCGAGATCGTCGCCCACTTCAAGGCGTCTCATGGACTCACTCACGGCAATGCGAACGCGCTCGCGCATGCGGTGCGCACCCACCTCGCGGGCGGACCTGCCGAGCCGGACGCACTCCTCACGCTTCAGTACGCGGGTGCCAAGGCGGTGCTGAGGCCGATTCTCGACGCGTTGGTCGCGCAGGCGAGCGCGCTCGGCGACGATGTCGACGTGGTGGTCCAGAAGACCGGAGTGAGCCTCCGGCGTGCGAAGCAATTCGCACTCGTGCAGGCGCCCTCGGCGACGCGCGTGCAGCTGGGGCTCAACCTCGACGCGACACCGCCGGGAGAGCGCGTGACTGAGGCCAGCGGCATGTGCACGCACCGAGCGAGCCTCACCGCCGTCGACGAGGTGGACGACGAAGTCGCCGGGTGGCTCTCGGCGGCCTACGAGCGAGCAGGCTGA
- a CDS encoding MerR family transcriptional regulator — MSGYSIDQAAAQTGTSKHTLRYYEREGLLAPVAKAPNGHRRYTDDDLGWVRFLQLLRATGMPIREMKEFVALTHAGDHTIADRVAVLAHYREALVARMEADRDHLDRLEMKLDYYRGVLQAADAEPEDITRRERASGQPARS, encoded by the coding sequence GTGAGCGGGTACTCCATCGACCAGGCGGCGGCACAGACGGGCACGTCCAAGCACACGTTGCGCTACTACGAGCGCGAGGGGCTGCTGGCACCGGTGGCCAAGGCCCCCAACGGACACCGCCGCTACACGGACGACGACCTGGGCTGGGTGCGATTCCTGCAGCTGCTGCGCGCCACCGGCATGCCCATCCGGGAGATGAAGGAGTTCGTCGCGCTCACCCATGCAGGCGACCACACGATTGCGGATCGGGTCGCGGTGCTCGCGCACTATCGCGAGGCGCTCGTCGCCCGGATGGAGGCCGACCGCGATCATCTCGATCGGCTCGAGATGAAGCTCGACTACTACCGCGGGGTTCTGCAGGCCGCGGACGCCGAGCCCGAGGACATCACCCGTCGGGAGCGGGCCTCGGGTCAGCCTGCTCGCTCGTAG
- a CDS encoding aldo/keto reductase, whose translation MTAALTTTRTGRPLATTGRTLVPIALGAMLMGTRTPEDESRRILDHYLGEVQPRFTSPDGSPVLAMIDTADCYCWWEAPGDEGGHSESVLGRWMADAGVRDRVHLATKGTARVEGYADAWKDGEVDWAYASSHFVGASAAVLEQSLEASLERLGTASIDLYYIHVDDRSTPLEETLSTLAGFVADGRIGAYGWSNVRTWRMAIIRALCDAHGWPQPVALQQQHSYLRPRAGLRHGSIVSDEQLDYLEAHADLQLVAYSPVLKGVYSDRSRRADDFWAMGNYAGPDTEARYAALDEVAAATGATGNQVALAWMLAQASPRVLPLIGPRTWGQYLECIEALDVELTAEQVARLDGAGA comes from the coding sequence ATGACCGCCGCACTCACCACCACTCGCACCGGACGCCCACTGGCCACCACCGGCCGCACCCTCGTGCCCATCGCGTTGGGCGCGATGCTGATGGGCACCCGCACCCCCGAGGATGAGTCACGCCGCATCCTCGATCACTACCTCGGGGAGGTGCAGCCGCGCTTCACGTCGCCCGACGGTTCCCCCGTACTCGCGATGATCGACACCGCCGACTGCTACTGCTGGTGGGAGGCACCCGGAGACGAGGGCGGGCACTCCGAGTCCGTCCTCGGTCGATGGATGGCCGATGCGGGCGTGCGGGACCGCGTCCACCTCGCCACCAAGGGAACGGCTCGGGTCGAGGGCTACGCCGACGCATGGAAGGACGGCGAGGTCGACTGGGCCTATGCGAGCTCGCACTTCGTCGGCGCATCGGCCGCCGTTCTCGAGCAGAGCCTGGAGGCCTCGCTCGAGCGGCTCGGAACGGCGAGCATCGACCTCTACTACATCCACGTGGACGATCGCTCGACACCTCTCGAGGAGACGCTCTCGACTCTCGCGGGGTTCGTCGCCGATGGCCGCATCGGCGCGTACGGATGGTCGAACGTGCGCACATGGCGGATGGCGATCATCCGTGCCCTGTGCGACGCCCACGGGTGGCCGCAGCCGGTGGCGCTCCAGCAGCAGCACTCGTACCTGCGCCCACGCGCGGGGCTCCGGCACGGGTCGATCGTGAGCGACGAGCAGCTCGACTACCTCGAGGCGCATGCCGACCTCCAGCTCGTCGCCTACTCGCCGGTCCTGAAGGGCGTCTACTCTGACCGTTCGCGGCGAGCCGACGACTTCTGGGCGATGGGCAACTACGCGGGCCCGGACACCGAGGCGCGGTACGCCGCGCTCGACGAGGTGGCCGCGGCCACGGGCGCGACGGGCAATCAGGTCGCCCTCGCATGGATGCTCGCGCAGGCGTCGCCGCGAGTGCTGCCGCTCATCGGTCCGCGAACGTGGGGCCAGTACCTGGAGTGCATCGAAGCGCTGGACGTCGAGCTCACTGCCGAGCAGGTGGCGAGACTGGACGGCGCAGGGGCCTGA
- a CDS encoding class I SAM-dependent methyltransferase: MDDDEPKPDGKRWNLNIHYQRVVVEEIPETARTALDVGCGEGLFARTLAARGLDVTGIDEDAESIRRARAQDTTGITYLEADVFEADLPRESFDVVSAIASLHDKDLEAGLERLKELTAPGGTVLVVGLAKATWRDIPREMAASVVDKAQRLFRGYWHHGSPCAWPASHTYIDVKRESARLMPGSVFSQKLLWRYTLVWTKPAPGALES, encoded by the coding sequence ATGGACGACGACGAGCCCAAGCCCGACGGCAAGCGCTGGAACCTCAACATCCACTACCAGCGGGTGGTGGTCGAGGAGATTCCGGAGACGGCACGCACCGCTCTGGACGTGGGGTGCGGCGAGGGGCTGTTCGCCCGCACGCTCGCCGCGCGTGGCCTGGACGTCACCGGGATCGACGAGGACGCCGAGAGCATCCGGCGTGCCCGTGCCCAGGACACCACTGGCATCACGTACCTCGAGGCCGACGTGTTCGAGGCCGACCTGCCCCGGGAGTCGTTCGATGTGGTGTCGGCGATCGCGTCGCTGCACGACAAGGACCTCGAGGCGGGACTCGAGCGCCTCAAGGAGCTCACCGCACCCGGCGGCACGGTGCTCGTCGTGGGCCTCGCGAAGGCGACGTGGCGCGACATCCCGCGCGAGATGGCGGCCTCGGTGGTGGACAAGGCCCAGCGGCTGTTTCGTGGGTACTGGCATCACGGCTCGCCGTGCGCGTGGCCGGCATCGCACACGTACATCGACGTCAAGCGCGAGTCCGCACGCCTGATGCCCGGCAGCGTCTTCTCCCAGAAGCTGCTGTGGCGCTACACGCTCGTGTGGACCAAGCCGGCGCCGGGAGCGCTCGAGAGCTGA
- a CDS encoding MalY/PatB family protein, with the protein MAIPAHTPQRTNPLTDLTLASLRTRTSAKWRRYSADVLPLWVAEMDVAPAPPVREALERAVTSGDLGYPAGTAYTEALAGFAEERWGWSVSPGHMATVADVITGYVDVISMLTEPGSDVVVNPPVYPPFFSYLKAAGRNVIDAPLGEDLRLDFSALEDAFRRATSGGRPAAYLLCSPHNPTGVAHTRDELEQVATLADRYGVRVVADEIHAPLVYAEHDFVPYLSVAGGENGFSLMAASKAWNLAGIPAAIVIGGRAAQAELATYASSPHHGPTHLGTIAQTAAYQHGAAWLDDLMAGLDSNRRLLGTLIHEHLAGADYRLPEATYLTWIDCRPLELDEDPSAHFLEHARVALNSGPTFGAGGEGHVRLNIATHPDIITEAVRRMGASTHLG; encoded by the coding sequence ATGGCCATTCCCGCCCACACGCCTCAGCGCACCAATCCGCTCACCGATCTCACCCTCGCCTCCCTGCGTACGCGCACCTCGGCGAAGTGGCGGAGGTACAGCGCCGACGTGCTGCCGCTGTGGGTCGCGGAGATGGACGTGGCGCCCGCACCGCCGGTCCGCGAGGCTCTCGAACGCGCCGTGACGAGCGGCGACCTCGGGTACCCGGCGGGCACGGCATACACCGAGGCGCTGGCGGGATTCGCGGAGGAGCGCTGGGGCTGGTCGGTCTCCCCCGGCCACATGGCCACCGTCGCGGACGTGATCACCGGCTACGTGGACGTGATCTCCATGCTGACCGAGCCCGGCAGCGACGTCGTCGTGAACCCCCCGGTCTACCCCCCGTTCTTCTCCTATCTCAAAGCGGCCGGCCGGAACGTCATCGACGCCCCGCTCGGCGAGGACCTGCGACTCGACTTCTCGGCACTCGAGGACGCGTTCCGCCGGGCCACCTCGGGCGGCCGTCCCGCCGCGTACCTGCTGTGCAGCCCTCACAACCCCACGGGCGTCGCGCACACGCGCGACGAGCTCGAGCAGGTCGCGACGCTCGCCGACCGCTACGGCGTGCGGGTGGTGGCGGACGAGATCCACGCGCCCCTGGTCTACGCCGAGCACGACTTCGTGCCGTACCTGTCCGTCGCGGGCGGCGAGAACGGCTTCTCGCTGATGGCCGCGTCGAAGGCGTGGAACCTCGCCGGGATCCCGGCGGCCATCGTGATCGGCGGCCGCGCGGCGCAGGCCGAACTTGCCACGTACGCATCGTCCCCGCACCACGGGCCGACGCACCTGGGCACCATCGCGCAGACCGCCGCGTACCAGCACGGTGCGGCGTGGCTCGACGATCTGATGGCGGGGCTCGACTCCAACCGCCGGCTGCTGGGGACGCTCATCCACGAGCACCTCGCCGGTGCCGACTACCGGCTGCCGGAGGCCACGTACCTCACCTGGATCGACTGCCGGCCGCTCGAGCTCGACGAGGACCCGTCCGCCCACTTCCTCGAGCACGCACGAGTCGCCCTGAACTCAGGGCCGACGTTCGGCGCGGGTGGCGAGGGCCACGTGCGGCTCAACATCGCCACCCACCCCGACATCATCACGGAGGCCGTACGCCGCATGGGAGCGTCCACCCACCTCGGCTAG
- a CDS encoding ABC transporter ATP-binding protein, whose protein sequence is MIEAQGLTKRYGSTTAVDDMSFTVEPGRVTGFLGPNGAGKSTTMRMTVGLDAPTKGNVTVNGRRYVEHGAPLREIGVLLDAKAVHPGRTARNHLTAMAATHGISRTRVDEVIDIAGLASVADKRVGGFSLGMGQRLGIAAALLGDPQTLILDEPVNGLDPEGVLWVRRLTRSLADQGRTVFLSSHLMSEMALAADHVIVVGRGRVLADAPVSDLIAAAHGERVRVASPHADHLEAVLRSRQATVVATGHDSLEVTGLSASQIGDAAAEARVALHELTAIGGSLEDAYLQLTAEDVEFRSAPMDTHETGAMASQNEGGSR, encoded by the coding sequence ATGATCGAGGCACAAGGCCTGACCAAGCGTTACGGCTCCACGACAGCGGTGGACGACATGTCGTTCACCGTGGAGCCTGGCCGAGTCACCGGCTTCCTGGGGCCCAACGGAGCGGGCAAGTCCACCACCATGCGCATGACGGTGGGACTGGACGCGCCCACCAAGGGCAATGTGACCGTCAACGGCCGACGCTACGTCGAGCACGGCGCACCACTGCGCGAGATCGGCGTGCTGCTGGACGCCAAGGCGGTGCACCCAGGACGCACGGCACGCAATCACCTGACGGCGATGGCGGCCACTCACGGCATCAGCCGTACTCGCGTGGACGAGGTGATCGACATCGCCGGCCTCGCCAGCGTGGCCGACAAGCGGGTCGGCGGATTCTCGCTCGGCATGGGCCAGCGGCTGGGCATCGCGGCGGCGCTGCTGGGCGACCCGCAGACGCTGATCCTGGACGAGCCGGTCAACGGACTCGACCCCGAGGGCGTGCTGTGGGTGCGCCGGCTGACTCGGTCGCTCGCCGATCAGGGCCGGACGGTGTTCCTGTCCTCGCACCTGATGAGCGAGATGGCCCTCGCCGCTGACCACGTGATCGTGGTGGGCCGCGGTCGCGTGCTCGCTGACGCCCCAGTCTCCGACCTGATCGCGGCCGCGCACGGAGAGCGGGTCCGGGTGGCGAGCCCCCACGCGGATCACCTCGAGGCCGTGCTGCGTTCGCGGCAGGCCACGGTGGTCGCGACTGGCCACGACTCCCTCGAGGTCACCGGGCTCTCGGCCTCACAGATCGGCGACGCGGCCGCCGAGGCACGGGTGGCCCTGCACGAACTCACGGCGATCGGCGGTTCGCTCGAGGACGCCTACCTGCAACTCACCGCCGAGGACGTGGAGTTCCGCTCCGCGCCAATGGACACACACGAGACCGGCGCCATGGCGTCGCAGAACGAAGGTGGATCACGATGA